From the Lathyrus oleraceus cultivar Zhongwan6 chromosome 4, CAAS_Psat_ZW6_1.0, whole genome shotgun sequence genome, one window contains:
- the LOC127138555 gene encoding AAA-ATPase At5g57480, protein MKEYWTSLASILGVFAFCQTILQTVFPPELRFASAKLFNKIFNCFSSYCYFEITEIDGVNTNELYNAVQLYLSSSVSITGNRLSLTRAVNSSAFTFGLANNDSIADIFNGVNVVWEHVVTQRNSQTFSWRPLPDEKRGFTLRIKKKDKHLILNSYLDYIMEKASDIRRKNQDRLLYTNSRGGSLDSRGHPWESVPFKHPSTFDTLAMDPEKKIEIMNDLQDFANGQGFYHKTGRAWKRGYLLYGPPGTGKSSMIAAMANFLGYDIYDLELTEVHNNSELRKLLMKTSSKSIIVIEDIDCSINLTNRKNNKNNGSGLGSGSGSGLGCSRSYYESGVGEIRGGVGEENVNSITLSGLLNFTDGLWSCCGSERIFVFTTNHIEKLDPALLRSGRMDMHIFMSYCSMQALKILLKNYLGCEEGVDLEESVMKELEEVIGMARMTPADISEVLIKNRRKKERAVDELLEILKVRAEKNKKNGEGDEDDDEEEEEQEKRALDSDSPKQESEIEDDCKEGSEEEEKIK, encoded by the coding sequence ATGAAAGAATATTGGACTTCTCTCGCATCAATTCTCGGTGTATTCGCTTTCTGTCAAACAATTCTCCAAACAGTTTTTCCACCAGAGCTTCGTTTCGCTTCCGCGAAGCTCTTCAACAAAATCTTCAACTGTTTCTCATCTTACTGCTACTTCGAAATCACCGAAATAGACGGCGTTAACACCAACGAACTCTACAACGCCGTCCAGCTTTACCTAAGCTCCTCCGTCTCAATCACCGGCAACCGTTTAAGCCTGACACGCGCCGTTAACTCCAGCGCTTTCACCTTCGGTCTCGCCAACAATGACAGCATCGCCGATATCTTCAACGGCGTTAACGTCGTTTGGGAACACGTCGTCACTCAGAGAAACTCTCAGACATTCTCATGGCGTCCGTTACCAGACGAAAAACGCGGTTTCACTCTTCGGATTAAGAAGAAGGATAAGCACTTAATTTTGAATAGCTATTTGGATTACATTATGGAGAAAGCGAGTGATATTCGGAGAAAGAATCAGGATCGTTTGTTGTATACAAATTCTCGAGGTGGATCGTTGGATTCTAGGGGTCATCCATGGGAATCTGTGCCGTTTAAACATCCAAGCACTTTTGATACATTGGCTATGGATCCTGAGAAGAAGATAGAGATCATGAATGACTTGCAGGATTTTGCTAATGGACAAGGCTTTTATCATAAAACTGGCAGGGCTTGGAAAAGAGGTTATCTTCTTTATGGGCCACCTGGAACTGGGAAATCTAGCATGATTGCTGCTATGGCTAATTTTCTTGGTTATGATATTTATGACTTGGAGTTAACTGAAGTCCATAATAATTCTGAACTTAGAAAGCTTCTTATGAAAACTAGTTCTAAATCTATTATTGTTATTGAGGATATAGATTGTTCTATCAACCTCACTAACagaaaaaacaataaaaacaatGGTTCTGGTTTGGGTTCTGGTTCGGGTTCTGGTTTGGGTTGTTCTAGGAGTTACTATGAGTCTGGAGTTGGTGAAATTAGAGGTGGTGTAGGAGAAGAGAATGTGAATTCAATAACGCTTTCTGGCTTGTTGAATTTTACTGATGGGTTATGGTCATGTTGTGGGAGTGAGAGGATATTTGTGTTTACTACAAACCACATTGAGAAGCTTGATCCTGCTTTGTTGAGAAGTGGGAGAATGGATATGCATATTTTCATGAGTTATTGTTCTATGCAAGCTTTGAAGATTTTGTTGAAGAATTACTTGGGGTGTGAGGAGGGTGTGGATTTGGAGGAGTCTGTTATGAAGGAATTGGAGGAGGTTATTGGAATGGCGAGGATGACACCTGCGGATATAAGTGAGGTTTTGATAAAGAATCGGAGGAAGAAAGAGAGAGCTGTGGATGAGTTGTTGGAGATTTTGAAGGTGAGAGCAGAGAAGAATAAAAAAAATGGTGAAGgagatgaagatgatgatgaagaggaagaaGAACAAGAGAAAAGGGCACTTGATAGTGATAGTCCAAAACAAGAATCTGAGATTGAAGATGATTGCAAAGAAGGATCAGAGGAAGAAGAGAAAATTAAGTGA
- the LOC127135823 gene encoding uncharacterized protein LOC127135823 encodes MAEYEAYIFGIESTIDLRIKILEIYGDSALVIIQVKGDWEARDHKLIPYKEHVLKLISYFDEITFHHIPREENQLVDALETLSSMFKVKWKNETPSFHLDYLDEFTYYLAVKDKTDDHPWSYDVMRFLESQECPENASIIGHKYLQKLSSKFFLSG; translated from the coding sequence atggcagaatacgAGGCTTATATCTTCGGCATAGAATCTACGATTGATCTTAGGATTAAAATTCTCGAaatctatggagattcagccttggtcATCATTCAAGTGAAAGGAGATTGGGAAGCTCGAGATCACAAGCTAATCCCTTACAAGGAGCATGTCCTTAAACTGATCTCATACTTTGATGAGATTACATTTCACCATATCCCTAGAGAGGAAAATCAGTTGGTCGATGCCTTGGAAACTCTAtcatccatgtttaaggtcaaatggaagaatgaaaCACCATCTTTTCATCTTGATTACTTAGACGAGTTCACTTACTATTTGGCAGTCAAAGATAAAACTGATGACCATCCTTGGTCCTACGACGTCATGAGGTTCCTAGAAAGCCAAGAGTGTCCGGAGAACGCATCCATCATCGGTCATAAGTATCTTCAGAAACTGTCATCTAAATTCTTCTTAAGTGGCTGA